Proteins encoded in a region of the Candidatus Zixiibacteriota bacterium genome:
- a CDS encoding NADH-quinone oxidoreductase subunit M: protein MEHLGILTALIVWPVVVGVFVLLAGRGDTLRSGYMAAAGAAIELVIAMWLWFGFELSAGFQFVEHTPWIPSLGISYSVGIDGISLLLVLLTVLLTLISIAASFTFIGKARNGFYASLLFLEAGVIGAFVATDVFLFYVFWEAMLIPMYFLIGVWGSERRIYATVKFVLFTMVGSLLMLVAILWAYHYVSVGGARTFDLQAWYQTDFPASVQLWLFAAFALAFAIKVPMFPFHTWLPDAHVQAPAAGSVMLAGVLLKLGTYGFFRFAAPLFPEAFAAAQTPIIILAVIGIVYGAVMTLVQTDVKSLIAYSSVSHLGFVMLGLAALNLIGATGSLLQQVNHGISTGALFLIVGMLYERRHTRAIADYGGLFATVPLLTIAFLIVMLSSVGLPGTNGFVGEFLILLGAFRHSPVAAIIATSGVVLAAGYLLWLVRRVFFGPMTISANETIPDLSRRELATIVPLVALIIWIGVYPRPFLDRITPAIDAWLRQVKPVELIEQQTPSPGVFVSGENPSEREQ, encoded by the coding sequence ATGGAGCACCTGGGGATTCTCACCGCACTGATCGTTTGGCCCGTTGTAGTCGGAGTATTCGTGTTGCTGGCCGGACGCGGCGATACGCTGCGGTCGGGATACATGGCCGCGGCGGGCGCCGCGATCGAGCTGGTGATCGCGATGTGGCTGTGGTTCGGTTTCGAGTTGTCGGCGGGGTTTCAATTTGTCGAGCACACGCCCTGGATTCCCAGTCTGGGCATTTCCTACAGCGTCGGCATCGACGGCATCTCGCTGTTGCTCGTGCTGCTGACCGTGCTGTTGACTCTGATCAGCATCGCCGCGTCGTTTACGTTTATCGGCAAAGCGCGCAATGGCTTTTATGCCTCGTTGCTGTTCCTCGAGGCGGGCGTCATCGGCGCATTCGTCGCAACCGACGTGTTCTTGTTCTATGTTTTCTGGGAGGCGATGCTCATCCCGATGTATTTCCTCATCGGGGTTTGGGGCAGCGAGCGGCGCATCTATGCGACCGTAAAGTTCGTGCTCTTCACGATGGTCGGTTCGCTCCTGATGCTGGTCGCGATCTTGTGGGCGTATCACTACGTCTCCGTTGGCGGCGCGCGGACATTCGATTTGCAGGCATGGTACCAGACCGATTTTCCCGCATCGGTACAATTGTGGTTGTTTGCCGCATTCGCGCTGGCGTTCGCGATCAAAGTGCCGATGTTCCCGTTTCACACGTGGCTGCCCGATGCGCATGTGCAGGCGCCCGCGGCCGGTTCGGTGATGCTGGCCGGGGTGCTGCTCAAGCTCGGCACCTACGGGTTCTTCCGTTTTGCCGCGCCGCTGTTTCCCGAGGCGTTCGCGGCGGCGCAGACGCCGATCATCATTCTCGCCGTCATCGGCATCGTCTATGGCGCGGTGATGACATTGGTGCAGACCGACGTCAAGAGTCTGATCGCCTACTCGTCCGTTTCGCACCTGGGGTTCGTCATGCTCGGTCTGGCGGCGCTGAATTTGATCGGCGCGACCGGATCGCTCCTGCAGCAAGTCAACCACGGCATTTCGACCGGCGCGCTGTTTCTGATCGTCGGGATGCTCTATGAGCGCCGTCACACGCGGGCCATCGCCGACTACGGCGGGCTCTTCGCCACGGTGCCGCTGTTGACGATCGCGTTTCTCATCGTCATGCTGTCATCGGTGGGACTGCCCGGTACGAATGGCTTTGTCGGCGAGTTTCTCATTCTGCTCGGCGCGTTTCGTCATTCGCCCGTTGCGGCGATCATCGCGACGTCCGGTGTCGTGCTGGCGGCCGGGTATCTGCTGTGGCTGGTGCGCCGTGTGTTTTTCGGCCCGATGACGATATCGGCCAACGAGACGATCCCCGATTTGTCGCGACGTGAATTGGCGACCATCGTCCCGCTGGTCGCACTCATTATTTGGATCGGCGTCTATCCGCGCCCGTTTCTGGATCGCATTACCCCGGCGATTGATGCCTGGCTGCGTCAGGTCAAACCAGTGGAACTGATCGAACAGCAGACGCCGTCGCCCGGAGTATTCGTCTCCGGCGAGAATCCATCGGAGCGCGAACAATGA